AAAACGACATGTGGTGTCGTAGTAGTGTTGTATGATTGAAATAAGTTTATGGAGAAGGGAGGTGTGAGCGAATGAAGCCAACGCTTAGAATTATTCACTTGTTTTGCCGTCTGTTACAGCGGGAACGGCTTAACCGGGAAAATGTTATCGAGGAGTACAAAATCAATAGTCGTACCTTTGACCGCGATATCAGCGATATTCGCAATGTGCTGTCGGAGCTGCATGCTCGGGACGAGCTTATTTATGACCGCAACGACAAATGTTACTATCTGTCTAGAGGCGGCCTGCATGAGTTTACAGGCATGGATGTAATGGCTCTCTTGAAAGTGCTGTTGGGAAGCCGTGCATTGTGCCATGATGAAATGATGAGCATGGTTTGTGCCATTCGCTCACTTCTGCCTTATGATGATAGGAAAGCACTTTACCATGCCATCGAGGACGAACTGAAAAACTATATCGAACCGCTGCATGGGAAACATATACTGGAATTGCAGTGGAAAATCAATAAATCCATAATCAGCAAGCAAAAAATACAGATTATTTACACAAAGGCAGACGGAAAACGAATTGAACGGGATGTATTGCCTGTAAATATCGTATTTGCAGAGTTCTACTTTTACCTTGTGGCGTTCCGCGATGAATCCGAGTATGAGTATCCGGCATTTTTCCGCCTGGACCGTATAGAATCTGTCAAGGTGCTGGGCAAGGTGGGGGAAAATTCACTGTATACGAATTTCCGCTATAGCGATATGCGCCCAGCAGTGCAATTCATGTATGCGGGAGAACTCTTTGAAATCAAGCTGCGATGCAGAAAATCAGCACTGGAAGCTGTTTTGGACAGAGTACCGAAGTATGAGATTATACAGGAATTAGATGGCTGCGTCATAGTAAAAGTGACTGCATTTGGCGAAGGCTTTATCCGTTGGGCAGCCATGCAGGGCGAGAACGTAGAAATTCTTGCTCCGCAGGAATTGAGAACACGGATGAGCCAATGGTTCACGAAAGCGGCTGAAGTATATATGCAGGATGTAAAAGATGCATAAAAAAAGAGGGGGATGTTTTAAAACAAAATAACTGAAAATTTAGAAATAAAATTATACTCAGATGTGGCATGTGATATAGTGAGTAACTATGGCGCGTTTCGAAGCAAAAGGAGATGTACTGTCCTATTGTAATAGTCGGTACGGTTTTTCCATTTATTTAGAATAGCGAAGGGATTCTGAAGACGTGGGCGAATATGAGAATATATATGTAAACGAGGAAAGGATTACAGGAGCTAACAATGTCAGAGATTATAGGTATTGATTTTGGTACGGGTTCCCTGACAGCGGCAGTTGTAAAGGATGGCATCCCTGAATGTGTGAAGGATAGCGAGGGGAACACGGCTTTTTTTCCAGGAGATGGTGGTAAAGGTGTGGCTGCATGGGGAACAAAAGGTAAACCTAGTACGTATCTTTCTGCTGTAAGCAGTATTAAAAGAGAAGCTGTTATTGGTGGCAAATATCCTTGGTTGGAAGGAAAAGTTTACTATCCCGTTACATTGCTCACAGATATGTTCAATGAGCTCAAAGTTTTGGGCGAATCATTTTTGGGCAGGACAATTTCACAGGTTGTGATTTGTCTGCCTGAGAGATTGCAGGGCAAGCAGACGGAAGTGGTCAACGAGGCTGCAGTTCGAGCGGGCTTCGAGCGGGTACAAATTATCGCGGATGGTGTAGCTGCTATGCATTATTATGCATATTGCAATCAAAACAGGGAGAATATCCTGATATGTGATGGAGGGGCAGGTACTTTTAGCGTGACTTTGGGCAGTATCAAAGGGGGAGAGATAGAAAAGCTTTATGGCAATACGGAGATGTTTTTTGGGGGGCTGGATTTTGATACAAAAATTGTAGACAGGTTGGCTAAAGAATTCGCTACTGAGTACGGCATAAGTCTGTATGGTCTTAAGGGGGCAATGCCACGTTTGTATAATGCGGCTGAAGATGCTCGAATTTCCCTTTCCAGTAAGCATGAAGCCGAAATTTATTTGCCTCAGCTTGCTGCTAAACGATCACAAATATTTGATTTGTGTAGAAAAATTGGCCAAGGGGAAATGTATGAACTGACTTATGGATACAGGCTGCTAATTTTAAATATGCTTAGGTCGCTTGATATAGGTATTCCTGTACAGCGGGTGCTGCTTACGGGGGGACTTTCATATATGCCTATGGTAGGAGACTGTATTCGCGAGGAATTTGGTAATGTGCCTGTGGAAGTTTTCCATGTTAAAGAGGCCCAAGCTATGGGGGCTGTTCTATATGGCACAGATATAGCAAGCAGGAAAGAAAGCAAATTTTCCGGGCCTAGGAATGCGTTTTTGGAAAAAACTGGTTATAAGAAAAAACTTTGTAAGATTTTGGTAACGGCGACTATGAGCGCAGGCAAGTCCACTTTCATCAATGCTCTCATAGGTGAAAAAGTGAGCAAGACAGAAAATATGGCCTGTACTGACCGCATTCTTTCCTTTGCAAACTCAGGTGGAAAAATTTCTCGTACCTTTGAAAGTGAAGAGGTTGTGCTGGTGGGGTTCGGTGGAAAGTTGACAGAGTTTGATCTTGTTATCAAAGATTCCCCGGGGGTAAATTCTAGCATGGAAAGAAGTCATCGGGATATAACGAGGCGGGAGATAAAGCAGGGAGACTATGATTTGCTGGTTTATATCATCAATGCCTCGCAGATTGGGGTCAATGATGATAGCTACCATATGGAGTTTGTACGTGAGCATGCAATGGGAAAACCAGTGCTATTCCTGCTTAATAAGATAGATTGCTTAAATCCAGAAGAGGAAGATTTGAAGGAGATTATCAGAAGGGTTCGCAGGTATATTTCAAGCAAGGGGTTCAAGGCACCGATGATTTGCCCTGTATCGGCTAAGGTCGGATTTGAAGCACTGAGTGATGAGGGAGAGTTAGAATTGGAAGATCAATTGGAAAGACGCAGATGTAAACGTCTTTTCGAGACTTTTGGTATTCCTCAATATTATGCGCAGGAATTTTCAAAACATTGTACTGACTCCGAGGTTGAAAATCTACATACATTATCAGGCAT
The Selenomonas ruminantium AC2024 DNA segment above includes these coding regions:
- a CDS encoding helix-turn-helix transcriptional regulator, with the translated sequence MKPTLRIIHLFCRLLQRERLNRENVIEEYKINSRTFDRDISDIRNVLSELHARDELIYDRNDKCYYLSRGGLHEFTGMDVMALLKVLLGSRALCHDEMMSMVCAIRSLLPYDDRKALYHAIEDELKNYIEPLHGKHILELQWKINKSIISKQKIQIIYTKADGKRIERDVLPVNIVFAEFYFYLVAFRDESEYEYPAFFRLDRIESVKVLGKVGENSLYTNFRYSDMRPAVQFMYAGELFEIKLRCRKSALEAVLDRVPKYEIIQELDGCVIVKVTAFGEGFIRWAAMQGENVEILAPQELRTRMSQWFTKAAEVYMQDVKDA
- a CDS encoding Hsp70 family protein; protein product: MSEIIGIDFGTGSLTAAVVKDGIPECVKDSEGNTAFFPGDGGKGVAAWGTKGKPSTYLSAVSSIKREAVIGGKYPWLEGKVYYPVTLLTDMFNELKVLGESFLGRTISQVVICLPERLQGKQTEVVNEAAVRAGFERVQIIADGVAAMHYYAYCNQNRENILICDGGAGTFSVTLGSIKGGEIEKLYGNTEMFFGGLDFDTKIVDRLAKEFATEYGISLYGLKGAMPRLYNAAEDARISLSSKHEAEIYLPQLAAKRSQIFDLCRKIGQGEMYELTYGYRLLILNMLRSLDIGIPVQRVLLTGGLSYMPMVGDCIREEFGNVPVEVFHVKEAQAMGAVLYGTDIASRKESKFSGPRNAFLEKTGYKKKLCKILVTATMSAGKSTFINALIGEKVSKTENMACTDRILSFANSGGKISRTFESEEVVLVGFGGKLTEFDLVIKDSPGVNSSMERSHRDITRREIKQGDYDLLVYIINASQIGVNDDSYHMEFVREHAMGKPVLFLLNKIDCLNPEEEDLKEIIRRVRRYISSKGFKAPMICPVSAKVGFEALSDEGELELEDQLERRRCKRLFETFGIPQYYAQEFSKHCTDSEVENLHTLSGINYVAMIIMELCKGGKI